From the Mycoplasmatota bacterium genome, one window contains:
- a CDS encoding M55 family metallopeptidase → MKKQLIIFTDMEGASGIFDENSKTMIHGTEEWRNVGREYMTTDVLAVCEAANEFGIDEILIYDGHFAGDPEHNIIIEKLPSNVKFFDTPDRCFDWRRIRGQAEWEPYGIITVGQHARYGEENAYFPHTIQSPPIKELTINGIHIAEIGTAVLNFQGVRYIANVGCQASMKEARELSDTVATIPIKDKAKGWEPGIKETFPIIKNGVLEALRNSENIKVVNIKEPYEFSMTLTEEFRYNIPDSISWKGSFDKSKSIWEAPSVEIGLEIFHYVREYIIKDNS, encoded by the coding sequence ATGAAGAAACAATTAATTATTTTCACAGATATGGAAGGAGCATCAGGTATTTTTGATGAAAATTCTAAAACCATGATTCACGGAACTGAAGAATGGAGAAATGTAGGAAGAGAATATATGACAACTGATGTTTTAGCGGTGTGTGAGGCAGCTAATGAATTTGGTATTGATGAAATATTAATTTATGATGGACATTTTGCTGGAGATCCAGAACATAATATCATAATAGAGAAATTGCCCTCAAATGTGAAATTCTTTGATACACCAGATAGGTGCTTTGACTGGAGAAGAATTCGAGGACAAGCAGAATGGGAACCATATGGAATTATTACCGTTGGTCAACATGCAAGGTATGGTGAAGAAAATGCTTATTTTCCTCATACCATACAAAGTCCACCAATAAAAGAGTTAACTATAAATGGCATACATATTGCTGAAATTGGGACTGCAGTACTTAATTTTCAAGGTGTAAGATATATAGCTAATGTAGGTTGTCAAGCATCGATGAAAGAAGCAAGAGAATTAAGTGATACGGTTGCTACTATTCCAATAAAAGATAAAGCAAAAGGTTGGGAACCAGGAATTAAAGAAACATTTCCTATTATAAAAAATGGTGTTTTAGAAGCACTAAGAAATAGTGAAAATATAAAAGTTGTTAATATTAAAGAACCTTATGAGTTTTCAATGACATTAACTGAAGAGTTTAGATATAATATTCCTGATAGTATTAGTTGGAAAGGAAGTTTTGATAAAAGTAAATCCATCTGGGAAGCACCAAGCGTAGAGATAGGATTAGAGATATTTCATTATGTTAGAGAATATATTATAAAAGATAATTCATAG
- a CDS encoding glucose-1-phosphate adenylyltransferase has protein sequence MNKKEMIAMLLAGGKGTRLVDLTKEIAKPAVYFGGKYRIIDFSLSNCTNSGIDTVGVLTQYEPLVLNSYIGNGKAWDLDVINGGVTVLPPYSSGREVQWYNGTASAVALNCKFIDYYEPSYVLILSGDHIYKMDYSKMLDYHMKNKADLTISVIEVPMSEASRFGIINTFENNLINEFEEKPKKPKSNLASMGIYIFNWSILKQFLMDDLKEINSTHDFGKDIIPKILASGLRCFAYPFKGYWKDVGTVKSFWDANMDLLDSKCDLNLYDNSWPVYSVSQHLPPHYINEVSDIDEVLVNKGCIVYGSVQKSLLFYQVYIDEDSVVRHSVVMPNARIEKGAILEYTIVQEGIVVPANTVIKGTKDNIILVSKVYLETLKQVGR, from the coding sequence ATGAACAAAAAAGAAATGATTGCCATGCTTTTAGCGGGAGGTAAGGGAACAAGATTAGTTGATTTGACAAAAGAGATAGCGAAACCTGCCGTTTATTTTGGGGGAAAGTACCGTATTATAGATTTTTCATTAAGTAATTGTACAAATTCTGGGATAGATACAGTAGGGGTATTAACGCAGTATGAACCCCTTGTATTAAATTCATATATTGGAAATGGAAAAGCATGGGACTTAGATGTGATTAATGGGGGTGTGACGGTATTACCCCCCTATTCATCTGGTAGAGAGGTACAATGGTATAATGGGACAGCTAGTGCTGTAGCTTTAAACTGTAAATTTATTGATTATTATGAACCCTCTTATGTTTTAATATTATCAGGTGATCATATTTATAAAATGGATTATTCGAAGATGTTAGATTATCATATGAAGAATAAGGCAGATTTAACAATATCTGTGATTGAAGTTCCAATGAGTGAAGCGAGTCGATTTGGGATTATTAATACCTTTGAAAATAATTTAATCAATGAGTTCGAGGAGAAACCTAAGAAACCAAAGAGTAATTTGGCTTCAATGGGAATTTATATTTTTAATTGGTCAATTTTAAAACAGTTCTTAATGGATGATTTAAAAGAAATAAACTCAACACATGATTTTGGAAAGGACATTATTCCTAAGATATTGGCCTCTGGGTTAAGATGTTTTGCTTATCCATTTAAAGGCTATTGGAAAGATGTTGGAACAGTGAAGAGTTTTTGGGATGCGAATATGGACTTGTTAGATAGTAAGTGTGATTTAAATTTATATGATAATTCATGGCCAGTTTATTCAGTTAGTCAACATCTTCCTCCTCATTATATTAATGAAGTTAGTGATATTGATGAGGTACTAGTTAACAAAGGATGTATTGTGTATGGATCTGTTCAAAAGTCACTTTTATTTTATCAGGTATATATTGATGAGGATTCAGTCGTTAGGCATTCTGTTGTGATGCCGAATGCGAGAATTGAAAAAGGGGCTATATTAGAATATACGATTGTTCAAGAAGGAATTGTCGTACCAGCCAATACAGTGATTAAAGGGACAAAAGATAATATTATTTTGGTTTCTAAAGTGTATTTAGAAACTTTAAAGCAGGTGGGAAGATGA